CAGGGGAGGGGATTTCAAACTCGTGGCTCGTGCAGTCAAGATTCGCTCCCGAATCTTGAGCCAGTCTCTCAGGTACGCCCACGCCTCGGGGCCGATCACCACGAAGTTGTTCTTGTCCGCTTCGCCTTTACCTTGGATCACCAGCGTGCGGATGCCGTCCCGCACGCGCAGGTCCGCCTCGTCGGCCCGCCAGGCTTCCACTTGGCGGAGGCCCGTCGTCGCGAGGAGGGCGATGAGCGCCCGGTTCCGGACTGCGGCGGAGCCCTCCCCGGTCCATGCGTCGATCATCCTTCGTACTTCCTCCGGCGTGAAGGCGTCCTTCAGATGGTGCCGACTCCGCCTTGCGCTCTTCACGCGGCCGACCACGACGCCGTGGTAGCCGAGGAAACTCATCACCGCGGCTTTGTAGAGTTGGATGGTGTTCGGCCGCAAAACGGCCGAGGGCGATGGGCGGTGGGCGATAGGCGATGGCAGGGAAGCTGTCGCTCCGTGCGGCTCGCGTCCCGGGTACGGTGCCGCTGCTTGCAGATGCCTGACGAACTCTACCACGGCCTCTCTCGGGGTGGCGAAGGTTTTTCCTCTCAACCAAGCCGCGAACTTTTCGAGGGCGGTGCGATACGTCCGCCGCGTGTCGGCGCTGAAGGAGGGGTCGTTGAGGAAGGCCTCGATCCGGGCGAGGAGCGCGGACGGCGAAGCGAGAGCGAGGTCAGTCATGGGAAGATGTGGTCATGTAGTGATGGAGTCATGGAATCATCTAACGGAGAAGAAGGACTCCGGGTCCGGCCACATCGCCACATGACTCCATGAACACATGAATACATGACTCCATTCCTCCTGAACTTTGCACGGTTCTTCCCGCGTGCCTTCCTGTCTCTCTTGCCTCGCGCCTTTCGTCCGGCGCCCTGCGCCTTTTTCCATGACTATATCACAAATGAGGGTTAGTGATAGTATGAAAATGGCGCATGACACATGACGCATGACCCATGACACAGGCCGAAAGAGCCCCAAAACAGCCCCAAAACGAAACCTTGCTTTTGTCGAACGGCTGAACTACAATAAAGGAGCGTGACAAGGATGCAAAAGAGACACACGCACGGACGCCGCGCTACCCCAACCCACCGCCCAGGCCGCACCGCGATAGCCGCTCGCCCGAACGGCTTCGATCACGGAAAATCGGTCTCGACCTCAAGAGCCCTCTTTGCCGCATGATCCCACCACCTCGAACAGCCCGCCGCTTGGCGGGCTCGAATTCTGCGGCCTCCGGCCGGTTCGAGGTGGTGGGATGAAAGGCCGGATCCTGGGAGAGCGGGGAAAGGTCACGTTCTTTTTCGAGTGCCGCGAATGCAAGGAGAAGATCAGACTCCCGCTCTACTTCGGCGTGAAGAGGATTTGGAACAACTCCACCAGCCCGACGTTGCAGAAACTCTATCCGCACCAGGGCCACAGGGTGGGCGTGCGATGGGAGTTTGAGCCGGTGTAGATGGGCAAGAAACAATACCGGGGTCACTATTGCCGGGTTTGCGGCCGAATACGCGCGAATGAACGATTCAGCGGCAAGGGCCACGCGAGACATGTCTGTAGGGACTGCGAACTCAAGATGCGCGCCGAGGCTCGCAAGAGGAGGAAACCCGACCGCGTAGGCTCGGAAGGGGCGGGACAGGCCGGAAGATCGTGAACATCCCGTTGTCGGATCGACCGATCGTTCATCTCAAGAGCATGAACACCACAGAGATGGCCCGGCGGCATCTGGAGGAGTGGTGGGCGCCAAGGATAAAGCCCTGGGCCGCGGAGACAGGCAGGAATCTCTTCGCGGAAGTACTGAGGACGATCCGTTCGGTTCGGTTTTGTGGGTATGGGCACGGCGGCTGGATCTACAGCTCGGTGGCCTTCGAGGTCGCAACCCTCCTCACCGTTGAGGTCGAGCAGGCCTTCAGCTACATCGACAGGGCAGCCAAGCCGGCGCATACGCCGTGCGTCCCCAAGAAAAAGCAGCTCCGGCGCCTGGCGGAGACGCTCTCAAAAGACAATCTGGTCAAACCTTCTCTCGACTACCCACCCTGCGAGTGCTGTCTCGAGCGGATCGAGAAACGTTTCTGCAAGAAATGGCAGGGGCTGGATCACCTTTGGTGGACGAGGCTCCGGGAGATCCTGCCGGAGTATCCGATAGACGAGCGTTTCGAGAAACGGGGCTTCCGGTACGAACTCGATGAGGTCACGCAGTCTGCCATGCAGTGGGTCGTGGAGACCTACTTGGAAGAACTTGCAAAGGCCGGAGCGGATGGACGCGAGGAGCTGCCGCCACCGTCCTTCGTCCGGGGCCTGGCGGCCTCGGTCTTCGCGGGTCGCCCCAGCAAGAAAGAGCGGGCCGCAGCCCATTAGGCAGGATGCGACACTACACTTGGATCCCCCGTGCAGCAGACATCGCCTTCGAGCTGATGAAGGTGCCAGCCCTTCTGGATCGCAAGGACGTGGAGAAGCTTTTCAAGATCCCCAAGACGAGCGCGGTCTACCTCATGCGCGCGGCGGGAGGAGAGAAGAAGGGCATCTCGATGGTCATCAGCCGGGACCGGCTCACGGCTTTCGTGAACGGCAAAGTGAATGGGGAGCCATCCCGAAGGCCCGCGCTGGGCGAGTACGTCATCGAAGGGGAACCCCTGAAGGAGGATGAGTGGCTTGAGAAAGTGGCCAACGGCGTCAGGATCGCCGCGAAGTCCCGGGCCGAGTTCGTGCGGAATCTGAAACGCCTCACGCAGGCTCTCCAGGACCCGATTGAGCGAGAGAAGATGTTCCGGGAACTCCATCTTCAATAGGATATTACGTATGAGCGCGGCGGCTCTCCACCCTCTCTTCGATCTCAAGCAGAAGCTTGAGGTCCTGATCGCGCTCGTCACCGGACCGGACGAGGAAAAGCGCGAGACGGCAGCCTTCGAGGCTTCGATCGCGTCCCATGCCTCGCAGCTCACGCTCCTCGCCTCAAACCTGCCGCACGCTCCCCGGGCGATTGAACTGGCCTGCGACCTCCTGGAACTGGTGGCGCTTCTCATCCTCCTGAAAAGCACGCGCCTCGTCGAGCGACTCGGAAGATCTCCGGACGACCCCGCGGCGCGAGAGATCCTTCTCAAGCATATCCTCGAGAAAGCGCGCGCCCTCCGCGACGAGATCGATGTCCGCCTGTTGCCGGTGAGGCCCGTTCCGCCGCCCGGGCGCTATGGTGAGGTCCTGGCGGAAGGCGGATCGGATACCGGTGGTCCTCGCATGGAATGGGTGTCGTTCGAGGAGCTTGCCGACAGCCTCGACCAGATCCTTTCCGAACTCGAATCGAGGCCCCACGAGGTGCAGATGGACCGCCCGACGGTACGGGAGATGATCGAGAAGTTGCTCGCCCTCCTGGCCGCACGAACCAGGTTCATCCTCCAGGCCGTGTGGGGTATCGAAAGAGCCGAGCGGGTGACGGCGTTCCTGGCCGCCCTTGATCTCACGTATCAGCGAAAGGCGCGGATTGAGCAGCGTGAGGCCGGAGGGGACGTCTATGTCACACGGGGCACGGCGGGCGATCCTGGTGCCGGAGCATGAAGCAGAATCCCGTCGCGAGGTCCGAAGCGGATTCCGCACCGCAGGTCGAAGGCAACCTCCGTTGGATGTCGGTCGGCGAGTTTCGCATCGAGAGAAGATCCCTCGTGCCACCCTCTCTCTCCGGCCTCCTGAATCGGCAACCCTGCATCTATCGACTTCTTTTTCTTGACCAAGCTCGGATGAACGAAGCGTGGGTGGGCCAAAGCCGGAGCTTGGGGCCCGACCTGCGGGCGTTCGCAAAGGGTGGAGGTGCGATGCCGAAGGAACTCAGGAGCCATGTGCTGAGCGCGCTCCGGAGCGGGAGGAGGGTTTGGGTCGAGGTGGTCGAGCCGAGCCGGCTCAAGTTGCATACCGGCAATGCGGACCTGAAAGACGACGATACAAGAGCGCTGGTTCGCCAACTCGCTCTCCTCCAGACGGCCGCGACGGTGAAGAAGGTCTTGGAGTTCGGACGCAAGGGCTGGTCGTAGCGTGACCGTGGAATCGACTGAGGCCGACCGTCCGAGACAAATATGCGCCGTCCTCATCGGGTCGGGCAGGGCGCTCGCCCCAGCGGAGATCGGCCAAGTGCTTGGGATCGAGACCCATGACGTGGAGAGCGT
This genomic window from Nitrospirota bacterium contains:
- a CDS encoding tyrosine-type recombinase/integrase, producing the protein MTDLALASPSALLARIEAFLNDPSFSADTRRTYRTALEKFAAWLRGKTFATPREAVVEFVRHLQAAAPYPGREPHGATASLPSPIAHRPSPSAVLRPNTIQLYKAAVMSFLGYHGVVVGRVKSARRSRHHLKDAFTPEEVRRMIDAWTGEGSAAVRNRALIALLATTGLRQVEAWRADEADLRVRDGIRTLVIQGKGEADKNNFVVIGPEAWAYLRDWLKIRERILTARATSLKSPPLPSPSSTEISNLKSEMASSPAPSPPPSEISNFKSEMASSPSPALFLTTGRRTLAQRMTR